A genomic window from Cutibacterium acnes includes:
- a CDS encoding amino acid ABC transporter ATP-binding protein yields MVHITGLHKEFGPLHILKGIDLDVAPGEVCVLIGPSGSGKSTLLRCINQLETFEVGEIWVGGQRVGYEHDPLPDGRLKRLSDKGIAAQRARVGMVFQRFNLFPHMTALGNVMEAPIKVSGLTKEEAKPLAMSLLDRVGMADRANHYPTELSGGQQQRVAIARAMAMKPELMLFDEPTSALDPELVGEVLNVLKDLAGEGMTMIVVTHEMGFAREVADHVVFMDDGVVVETGSASQVIGNPKSNRLRGFIDSVL; encoded by the coding sequence ATGGTGCACATCACAGGGCTGCACAAGGAGTTTGGACCCCTGCACATCCTCAAAGGAATCGACCTCGACGTCGCCCCTGGTGAGGTCTGCGTCCTGATCGGCCCGTCAGGCTCCGGAAAATCTACCTTGTTGCGGTGCATCAATCAGCTGGAAACCTTCGAAGTCGGGGAAATCTGGGTCGGTGGTCAACGTGTGGGCTACGAACACGACCCGCTCCCCGACGGCCGGCTCAAGAGGCTTTCTGACAAAGGCATTGCCGCCCAGCGCGCTCGCGTCGGCATGGTCTTCCAACGTTTTAATCTCTTCCCTCATATGACCGCCTTGGGCAACGTCATGGAGGCCCCCATCAAGGTGTCGGGACTTACCAAGGAAGAGGCGAAGCCGCTGGCCATGTCTTTGTTAGACCGTGTCGGCATGGCTGATCGGGCTAACCACTACCCCACTGAGCTGTCCGGTGGCCAGCAACAGCGGGTCGCCATTGCTCGCGCTATGGCCATGAAGCCCGAACTCATGCTCTTCGACGAACCTACCTCGGCCCTTGACCCCGAACTCGTCGGCGAAGTGCTGAACGTCCTCAAGGACCTTGCCGGCGAAGGTATGACGATGATCGTTGTTACCCACGAGATGGGATTTGCCCGCGAAGTCGCCGACCACGTCGTGTTTATGGATGACGGAGTCGTCGTCGAAACTGGCTCCGCCAGTCAGGTCATTGGTAACCCGAAATCTAACCGCCTACGCGGGTTTATCGATTCTGTGCTATGA
- a CDS encoding amino acid ABC transporter permease, with product MPFGDLQFASVETEKAVTALAAAIIGLGLNEGAYLAEITRSGLESVDVGQTEAAKALGMKPSLIMRRTIIPQAMRVIIPPPGNETIGMLKTTSLVLALPFTLDLQYATSAIANCTYAPIPLLVVAACWYLVMTSVLMIGQHFLEQYFGRGFNGRSSSKRLRRQAAIQAAGTTYKNIALEVEQ from the coding sequence GTGCCCTTCGGAGATCTACAATTCGCCAGCGTCGAGACAGAAAAGGCCGTCACAGCGCTAGCAGCCGCCATCATCGGTCTGGGCCTCAACGAGGGCGCCTACCTGGCCGAAATCACCCGCTCAGGTTTGGAATCCGTCGACGTCGGCCAGACTGAAGCAGCCAAAGCCTTGGGCATGAAACCGTCCCTCATCATGCGACGCACTATTATTCCTCAGGCGATGCGAGTCATCATCCCTCCGCCGGGCAACGAGACCATCGGCATGCTCAAGACGACCTCGCTAGTTCTTGCTTTGCCCTTCACTCTCGATCTGCAATATGCCACCAGCGCCATCGCGAACTGCACCTACGCTCCAATTCCCCTCCTCGTCGTCGCTGCCTGCTGGTACCTCGTTATGACGAGTGTCCTCATGATCGGGCAACATTTCCTCGAGCAGTACTTCGGTCGCGGATTCAACGGGAGGTCTTCGTCGAAGCGGCTGCGCCGCCAGGCCGCCATCCAGGCGGCTGGAACTACGTATAAGAACATTGCCCTGGAGGTCGAGCAGTGA
- a CDS encoding LacI family DNA-binding transcriptional regulator — protein sequence MSSRATLSDVAKACGVSSQTVSRALNDSPLVRPETRAKVMTAVETVGYEPNLAARALAAGGSRAVGILLTTRLTHGMSTTFTALVGTLREHSRPFVLDTAIENDEESLRAALARLRGYSVQATILLAQRAKSVAIASQQRHGDKLVSVIAGHPDSPESPIVAIDQALGARLATKHLIEQGYRNLLHVPGDLEWQDASERLSSYIAVCKEVGIDPAWMPANSWGAEAGAAVAEELIAGHLPDAVLAGNDDIAIGMCHTFLTHGVRIPDDIGIVGFDDIPQARWMTPSLTTVVQDFEALGRQAVEAAEALIAGEAPESCQLSPTLAVRHSSRRH from the coding sequence ATGTCATCAAGAGCAACCCTCAGCGACGTCGCCAAAGCATGCGGCGTCTCCTCGCAAACCGTCTCCCGGGCGCTCAACGACAGTCCACTCGTCCGACCTGAGACCAGAGCCAAGGTCATGACCGCCGTCGAGACCGTCGGATATGAACCAAACCTCGCCGCCCGCGCCCTCGCAGCTGGCGGATCACGGGCGGTTGGAATCTTGCTGACGACCCGTCTGACTCACGGCATGTCCACAACCTTCACCGCACTGGTAGGCACACTGCGGGAGCATAGTCGCCCATTCGTCCTCGACACCGCGATCGAGAATGACGAGGAATCCCTACGCGCCGCTCTGGCTCGACTCCGCGGCTACAGCGTCCAGGCAACCATCTTGCTGGCACAACGAGCCAAATCCGTTGCCATCGCATCCCAGCAACGCCACGGCGACAAGCTGGTCTCTGTCATCGCAGGGCACCCCGACTCCCCCGAGTCACCAATTGTCGCGATCGACCAAGCACTGGGAGCCCGTCTAGCCACTAAACACCTCATCGAACAGGGCTACCGGAATCTTCTCCATGTCCCTGGCGACCTGGAATGGCAGGACGCGTCAGAACGGCTTTCCTCCTACATCGCCGTCTGCAAAGAGGTCGGCATCGACCCTGCATGGATGCCAGCCAATTCCTGGGGAGCCGAAGCCGGGGCAGCCGTGGCTGAAGAACTTATCGCCGGACATCTCCCCGACGCGGTTCTCGCTGGCAACGATGACATCGCCATTGGCATGTGTCACACATTCCTCACTCATGGCGTGAGGATCCCCGACGACATCGGCATTGTGGGATTCGACGACATCCCTCAAGCTCGCTGGATGACCCCATCCCTCACCACGGTCGTCCAGGACTTCGAAGCACTCGGACGCCAAGCAGTCGAGGCCGCGGAAGCCCTCATCGCTGGAGAGGCTCCGGAGTCGTGCCAGCTCTCCCCCACTTTGGCGGTGAGGCACTCGTCACGCCGGCACTAA
- a CDS encoding ABC transporter substrate-binding protein, with the protein MEVLMSDSLPISRRRDLGLGATLAAGVGLSACGEGGDKGGSATAKASQLNLDTLSGEITFQAQGLKGTFDGFFNDLIKKFEKEHSGCTIKWTDLPGTDDFDTTMVTQASNGTMADVVNMPSSTIMALSRADYLLDIETSVPGIGDKFVPDVWGKLKLGKDNEHTALPWYFGPFVVTYNKDIFKDVGLDPEIPPKTMTEYLDFAKKITAAGKQAVYGNTSWYMLAEWRALGVKVMNDDFTKFTFASESNALLWLTTMADMYAKGEFRRTRLPGASIGPRSTVKDPWLSARRMRPFFATSKRMPPRHMPVPVLAQSLSMTASSRCFPGNTSRSRRRPRTLRSRPLSQSGSPVWSRARMPSLRLAPSAPRKRPRLRPTCLTSMSRMASAPRWLTMSTLPLWVIPSRRMP; encoded by the coding sequence ATGGAGGTCCTCATGTCAGATTCGTTGCCAATTTCGCGGCGCCGTGACCTCGGTCTGGGCGCTACGCTGGCTGCAGGTGTCGGACTGTCCGCGTGTGGGGAAGGTGGCGACAAGGGCGGCTCTGCTACGGCGAAGGCGTCGCAACTCAACCTGGACACGTTGTCGGGCGAGATCACCTTCCAGGCTCAGGGTCTGAAGGGAACCTTTGACGGGTTCTTCAACGACCTCATCAAGAAGTTCGAGAAAGAGCATTCCGGATGCACGATCAAGTGGACGGATCTGCCGGGCACTGACGACTTCGACACCACGATGGTGACTCAGGCGTCCAATGGCACGATGGCTGACGTCGTCAATATGCCGTCCTCGACCATCATGGCTCTGTCGAGGGCTGATTACCTGCTCGATATCGAGACTTCGGTGCCCGGTATCGGCGACAAGTTCGTCCCGGACGTCTGGGGCAAACTCAAACTCGGCAAGGACAACGAGCACACCGCTCTGCCCTGGTACTTCGGCCCGTTCGTCGTGACGTACAACAAGGACATTTTCAAGGATGTTGGCCTCGATCCCGAAATCCCGCCGAAGACGATGACCGAGTACCTCGACTTCGCCAAGAAAATCACCGCTGCCGGCAAGCAGGCGGTCTATGGCAACACGTCGTGGTACATGCTCGCGGAATGGCGTGCCCTCGGCGTCAAGGTCATGAATGACGACTTCACCAAGTTCACTTTTGCCTCGGAATCCAACGCGTTACTCTGGCTGACGACGATGGCCGACATGTATGCCAAGGGGGAATTTCGAAGGACTCGATTGCCGGGGGCCTCCATCGGTCCAAGGTCTACGGTGAAGGATCCCTGGCTTTCGGCACGCCGAATGCGTCCTTTCTTCGCAACATCCAAAAGAATGCCGCCCAGGCATATGCCCGTACCGGTGTTGGCCCAGAGCCTCTCAATGACGGCATCAAGCCGCTGTTTTCCGGGCAATACATCGCGATCTCGAAGAAGACCAAGAACGCTTCGCTCGCGGCCGCTTTCGCAGAGTGGATCACCGGTGTGGAGCAGGGCAAGGATGCCTTCGCTCAGGCTCGCGCCATCTGCGCCAAGGAAGCGACCAAGGCTGAGGCCTACATGCCTGACTTCTATGTCACGCATGGCGTCAGCGCCGCGTTGGCTGACAATGTCAACCTTGCCATTATGGGTGATTCCAAGCCGCAGGATGCCCTGA
- a CDS encoding sugar ABC transporter permease, producing the protein MSGPGIHPRSHTKRFFMSRPRGSRRSGGHRHGRIQAVNGSARFRKPWVPYLWVGVPLLLVIYFYVYPFFNTLRLSFTDTTPLGEGETGSVLEITEKSSQTTHYGMLF; encoded by the coding sequence GTGTCCGGACCAGGAATTCACCCCCGCTCACATACGAAAAGGTTCTTCATGTCTCGTCCTCGAGGTTCACGGCGTTCGGGTGGTCACCGCCATGGACGCATACAGGCTGTGAATGGATCAGCACGATTCCGAAAACCATGGGTGCCGTATCTGTGGGTCGGGGTCCCGCTACTTCTCGTTATCTACTTCTACGTGTATCCGTTCTTCAATACGCTCAGGCTTTCCTTTACTGATACGACTCCGTTGGGAGAGGGGGAAACTGGGTCGGTTTTGGAAATTACGGAAAAATCTTCGCAGACGACGCATTATGGAATGCTGTTCTGA
- a CDS encoding carbohydrate ABC transporter permease gives MTMLPLILGVFVKEHVPGIGIFRTLFYLSAISSLVVIALAWSAILKDNGLVNNFLVGSGVINSPVPFLTGRWWLIISSCLITLWSGVPYYMLMYLTALANIDKLLYEAAVIDGAGAVKSFFTVTVPGMKIMMALVSILSMIGCRRLPLRHDRWFHHYRSGF, from the coding sequence ATGACAATGCTTCCCCTGATCCTCGGTGTTTTTGTCAAAGAGCATGTCCCCGGTATTGGCATTTTTCGTACTCTCTTCTACCTGTCGGCCATCTCATCTCTGGTGGTCATCGCATTGGCGTGGAGTGCGATCCTCAAGGACAACGGTCTGGTCAACAACTTCCTCGTTGGCTCCGGCGTGATCAACTCCCCGGTGCCGTTCCTCACTGGGCGCTGGTGGTTGATCATCTCGTCGTGCCTCATAACCCTGTGGTCTGGAGTTCCCTACTACATGCTGATGTATCTGACAGCGCTGGCGAATATCGACAAGCTCCTCTACGAGGCCGCAGTCATCGATGGTGCAGGCGCTGTGAAGTCCTTCTTTACGGTCACCGTCCCCGGCATGAAGATTATGATGGCCCTTGTCTCAATCCTCTCGATGATCGGCTGCCGCCGTCTTCCTCTTCGTCATGACCGTTGGTTTCATCATTATCGGTCAGGTTTTTAA
- a CDS encoding carbohydrate ABC transporter permease, producing MRKRSINKSKFHGWGLFRHYIALLVVFVVLVSPVFLPLLGAFKSSGDPIYGKGATAFPQHWSLNAFGELFRTTDIVRYIANLFAVCGLNIVSALVFSSVCGYMLSRKGWPGRGVVTAVALSALIFPFESIMLSLYSQVRSFGFYDTIIGIWPPGMIGPFHVLLMRAAFLGIPDEIEDAAYIDGAGEVRRFFTIFLPQVKGSLVVGLTAFIFAWQDYLWPLLITQSSSNYTMMIGIAQLQSSFGTDYRIVLAGAITAVIPIFLVFLASQRYFFRGIEEGGLKF from the coding sequence GTGCGCAAACGCTCCATCAACAAGTCCAAATTCCATGGTTGGGGTCTCTTCAGACACTACATCGCCCTACTCGTGGTCTTTGTCGTCCTCGTGAGCCCGGTGTTTCTCCCACTGCTGGGAGCCTTCAAGAGCTCCGGAGATCCGATCTACGGAAAGGGAGCCACGGCATTCCCGCAGCACTGGTCCCTCAACGCGTTCGGTGAGCTGTTCCGTACTACTGACATCGTGAGGTACATCGCCAACTTGTTCGCGGTGTGCGGCCTCAACATCGTCTCTGCCCTGGTCTTCTCCTCGGTCTGTGGCTACATGCTCTCCCGCAAGGGATGGCCGGGTCGAGGCGTGGTGACGGCCGTTGCCCTGTCAGCTCTGATCTTCCCCTTTGAATCGATCATGCTGTCGTTGTACTCGCAGGTCCGTTCCTTCGGGTTCTACGACACCATCATCGGTATCTGGCCTCCAGGCATGATCGGACCCTTCCATGTGCTCCTCATGCGGGCCGCATTCCTCGGTATCCCGGATGAGATCGAGGACGCCGCCTATATCGACGGTGCGGGTGAAGTGCGAAGGTTCTTCACCATCTTCCTGCCACAGGTCAAGGGATCCCTCGTCGTCGGCCTGACAGCCTTCATCTTCGCGTGGCAGGACTATCTGTGGCCGCTGCTCATCACTCAGTCCTCCTCGAACTACACGATGATGATCGGTATCGCGCAGCTGCAGTCCTCATTCGGAACGGACTACCGAATCGTGCTCGCTGGCGCCATTACTGCCGTGATCCCCATCTTCTTGGTGTTCTTAGCCTCCCAGCGCTACTTCTTCCGTGGCATCGAGGAAGGCGGACTGAAATTCTGA
- a CDS encoding alpha-L-fucosidase has translation MTDNADLDPAELEAAGALGGSEDPGYQWPTDPLVVKNLKHWQDLTFGVIVHWGIYSAIGQGGSWSLHRDDLGWFTDKAPQFPGDPNDDAGYQDWYYDQAKTFRGEDFDASEWAHACADAGMTYCVFTSKHHDGFCMYDSGYTNLKATSESSGLRRDILREVVDAFRGAGLETGAYFSKADWSHACYWDRSKRIHDRFHNYDLEAQPERWQRFVDFTMDQITEILSNYGPMNVLWLDAGWVSTPEEPIGIDDIATRAREIQPGIIVVDRAVHGPHENYRTPEQEIPEDILDYPWEACLTLTKEWCSLSPDDPAKPTSLIIANLIKIVSRGGNYLLGIGPDATGHMPDSVRRGLREIGGWMDVCGEGIMAARPADPEISAQGDNLEWYLTAKDSHLFAWGVANEDVVGADRLVVEGEYRQARVLGGPVLETQTRDGRTVIEVPASPTQYAIGLELIEH, from the coding sequence ATGACCGACAATGCTGATCTCGATCCCGCAGAGCTGGAGGCAGCCGGCGCTCTCGGAGGGTCTGAGGACCCCGGATACCAATGGCCGACCGACCCCCTGGTCGTCAAGAACCTCAAGCACTGGCAGGACCTCACCTTCGGCGTTATCGTCCACTGGGGTATCTACTCCGCCATTGGTCAGGGAGGGTCATGGTCCCTGCATCGCGACGACCTGGGTTGGTTTACCGACAAGGCGCCCCAATTCCCGGGTGACCCGAACGATGACGCCGGTTACCAGGACTGGTATTACGATCAGGCCAAGACCTTTCGGGGCGAGGACTTTGACGCTTCCGAATGGGCCCATGCCTGTGCTGACGCCGGAATGACGTACTGCGTTTTCACGTCGAAGCACCACGATGGGTTCTGCATGTACGACTCGGGGTACACCAACCTCAAGGCGACGTCAGAGTCGTCCGGTCTGCGTCGGGACATCCTGCGCGAGGTCGTCGATGCCTTCCGGGGCGCAGGACTGGAAACTGGTGCATATTTCTCCAAAGCCGATTGGTCGCATGCCTGCTACTGGGACCGTTCCAAGCGGATCCATGATCGTTTTCACAATTACGACCTTGAAGCCCAGCCCGAGCGCTGGCAGCGGTTCGTTGATTTCACCATGGACCAGATCACCGAGATCCTTTCCAATTACGGTCCGATGAACGTGTTGTGGCTTGATGCCGGTTGGGTTAGTACGCCTGAGGAACCTATTGGTATCGATGACATTGCCACTCGTGCGCGCGAAATACAGCCGGGAATCATCGTCGTCGATCGAGCGGTGCATGGCCCCCACGAGAATTATCGGACTCCGGAACAAGAGATTCCGGAGGATATCCTTGACTATCCGTGGGAAGCCTGCCTGACGCTGACGAAGGAATGGTGCTCCCTGTCGCCGGACGATCCGGCCAAGCCGACGAGCTTGATCATTGCGAACCTCATCAAGATCGTCTCGCGAGGCGGGAATTACCTGCTCGGTATTGGCCCTGACGCCACGGGCCACATGCCCGATTCGGTCCGTCGAGGACTCCGGGAGATCGGCGGGTGGATGGACGTCTGTGGGGAGGGGATCATGGCTGCTCGTCCTGCTGATCCCGAAATTTCCGCTCAGGGCGACAACCTCGAGTGGTATCTCACGGCGAAGGATTCCCACCTGTTCGCCTGGGGCGTCGCCAATGAGGATGTCGTCGGTGCGGATCGCCTCGTCGTTGAAGGCGAGTACCGCCAGGCCCGTGTTCTTGGCGGACCTGTCCTCGAAACCCAGACCCGTGACGGTCGCACCGTCATCGAGGTTCCCGCTTCTCCTACCCAGTACGCAATCGGACTGGAGCTCATCGAGCACTGA
- a CDS encoding ABC transporter ATP-binding protein: MLNRHSLICHNVVMQFPHAGRPALDGVSLVMPAGSVNVVVGASGSGKSTLLMCLAGLEAPTRGRVAHGDVDVYGLDDRRRAAWRLQTIGLVFQNSELVPELTLRDNIALPLELLGTGRRDALKRADHLAEILDLSESNKRRPSEVSGGQAQRAAVGRALAHRPAVVLADEPTGALDTTNRHAVIDLLDELVRAEGSTLVMVTHDEHTLPGNARIIRLADGRIVGDAS, translated from the coding sequence ATGCTCAACCGGCACTCCTTGATATGTCACAACGTGGTCATGCAGTTCCCCCACGCGGGCCGACCCGCATTGGACGGTGTCTCGCTGGTCATGCCTGCGGGATCAGTGAACGTGGTCGTCGGTGCTTCTGGTTCGGGTAAGTCAACATTGTTGATGTGCCTTGCCGGTTTGGAGGCGCCGACGAGAGGGCGGGTCGCACATGGCGATGTGGATGTATACGGGCTAGATGACAGGCGGCGTGCGGCGTGGCGGTTGCAAACGATCGGCCTGGTGTTTCAGAACTCTGAACTGGTTCCCGAGCTCACATTGCGTGACAACATTGCCCTGCCTCTTGAGCTTCTTGGCACTGGGCGCCGGGACGCACTGAAGCGCGCCGACCACCTTGCCGAGATCCTTGACCTGAGCGAGAGCAACAAGCGGAGGCCCAGCGAGGTGTCGGGAGGCCAGGCACAGCGTGCTGCCGTGGGTCGTGCCCTGGCACACCGTCCGGCGGTCGTTCTGGCCGACGAACCTACTGGCGCTTTGGACACCACGAACCGCCATGCCGTAATCGACTTGCTAGACGAACTGGTTCGCGCCGAGGGTTCCACTTTGGTGATGGTTACCCATGATGAACACACGTTGCCGGGAAATGCTCGGATCATTCGTTTGGCCGATGGGCGGATCGTGGGGGACGCGTCGTGA
- a CDS encoding FtsX-like permease family protein, with protein MIVGVALATLGLAVGVTLPRVTAQQQEVRDARTPILAPDEPADGHTGFKVQELQVDGTPWTSFVVNHPADRLPPGLKHWPQPGHTIVSPRLKSLMDAGVVNISSLGTIDPVVVDRAALASPDELFSITTTSDQAGCRELKAFGLTRIGDSGVSSRTVWIEVIGLVALPAAVLLWTSLSLSAASRRDRFMTLVRMGCDPDWCGQVFAVEVSGTAGLGALLGLALFIPVQNAHGSSGTLGLTWWPWQARLRWPEWLIIVVIMVIASGWLARRALRRLLASRRPPRRRARLGTVRHLLGIVGLLLVVAAIGLEGWICLTMALAHDGQRLGDHAAGYIMGAAVFGTLGAVMSAHLIIVWCAGREQLRLPTRLGLTLARAHYLDSAAMVIALTIMVGLAGFGSGFLVSGTHDTAGDPHHVLVQVPFTDRTATEQQALWRVTRPRRMIYTATDGRTLVAASCADLAAFDPYPRSCPRTPATRRDASSTWTFGHDKHTTVRTIKPVSRLPVTYDDDALLARNDPRLAGLTPDILEFTADSTTGDLDRLVDQLHGAAPSYAAYAGAENPDTLQAFIQQQGIVRSGLAAGFLLILVACTAAFVELRWGMRRTIAVQQAVGTPARILRRSFLMQMIVTILPAQTMSLVVGVLAGWAINAAIGSTDANQSFDPTIAALPVTMWAVSVLAIMVTAFATGAPRFQLSAVRDTT; from the coding sequence ATGATTGTCGGTGTGGCCTTGGCCACACTCGGGTTAGCGGTGGGTGTCACCCTGCCTCGCGTCACCGCTCAGCAGCAGGAAGTGCGTGACGCGCGTACCCCCATCCTTGCTCCGGATGAGCCTGCTGACGGGCATACCGGTTTCAAGGTGCAGGAATTACAGGTCGACGGTACGCCCTGGACGAGTTTCGTGGTGAACCACCCTGCTGACCGCCTACCCCCAGGACTAAAGCACTGGCCCCAACCTGGTCACACCATCGTGTCCCCGCGTCTGAAGTCGTTGATGGACGCCGGGGTCGTGAACATCTCTAGCTTAGGCACAATCGATCCGGTGGTGGTGGATCGGGCTGCTTTGGCTTCACCCGATGAACTGTTCTCGATTACGACCACCTCCGATCAGGCTGGTTGCCGCGAGCTGAAGGCCTTCGGCTTGACCAGAATCGGTGATTCTGGGGTGTCGTCGCGTACCGTGTGGATCGAGGTGATCGGACTGGTGGCGCTGCCGGCAGCCGTGTTGTTGTGGACGTCACTGAGCCTATCGGCTGCCTCGCGCCGCGACAGGTTCATGACGTTGGTGCGCATGGGATGCGACCCCGACTGGTGTGGCCAGGTCTTCGCCGTCGAGGTTTCTGGGACCGCTGGCCTAGGCGCTCTGCTCGGGTTGGCACTGTTCATTCCCGTTCAAAACGCCCATGGATCGAGTGGGACGCTCGGGTTAACGTGGTGGCCCTGGCAGGCGAGGCTGAGATGGCCTGAGTGGCTCATCATCGTCGTCATCATGGTGATCGCGAGTGGCTGGTTGGCCCGTCGCGCCCTGCGAAGGCTGCTGGCTTCACGCCGCCCCCCGCGCCGCCGTGCCCGGCTTGGGACAGTGCGTCATCTGCTCGGGATCGTTGGTCTTCTCCTCGTGGTGGCTGCGATCGGTCTGGAGGGCTGGATCTGCCTGACGATGGCACTCGCCCACGACGGCCAGCGCCTGGGGGACCACGCCGCTGGATACATCATGGGCGCAGCGGTGTTTGGAACTCTCGGTGCCGTCATGTCAGCCCACCTCATCATCGTATGGTGTGCCGGCCGTGAACAGCTGAGACTGCCCACCCGTCTTGGGTTGACCCTGGCTCGGGCTCACTATCTAGATTCCGCTGCGATGGTGATCGCATTGACGATTATGGTCGGTCTAGCTGGATTTGGATCGGGATTCCTCGTTTCTGGCACCCACGATACTGCGGGGGACCCCCACCACGTCCTCGTCCAGGTCCCCTTCACCGACCGGACCGCCACCGAACAGCAAGCCCTCTGGCGCGTCACCCGGCCCCGACGTATGATCTACACGGCTACCGACGGTCGTACCCTCGTCGCGGCCTCCTGCGCTGACTTGGCCGCCTTCGATCCCTATCCGCGATCCTGTCCCAGGACGCCGGCAACGAGGCGAGACGCGTCATCGACATGGACCTTTGGCCACGATAAACACACCACGGTTCGTACCATCAAGCCCGTCAGCCGCCTACCCGTCACCTATGACGATGACGCCCTCCTCGCTCGCAACGATCCGAGACTGGCAGGTCTCACACCAGACATCCTGGAGTTCACCGCAGACTCCACAACTGGCGACCTCGATCGGCTTGTGGATCAACTCCACGGAGCTGCGCCGTCCTATGCGGCCTACGCCGGGGCCGAAAATCCCGACACTCTACAGGCGTTTATCCAACAGCAGGGAATCGTGCGTAGCGGCCTGGCGGCCGGATTCCTGCTGATCCTAGTAGCATGTACTGCAGCTTTTGTCGAATTGCGCTGGGGAATGCGGCGTACCATTGCCGTTCAACAAGCCGTGGGTACTCCCGCCCGTATCCTGCGAAGATCCTTCTTGATGCAGATGATCGTCACGATTCTGCCAGCCCAGACGATGTCACTGGTGGTTGGAGTTCTGGCTGGCTGGGCGATCAATGCCGCGATCGGATCGACCGACGCGAATCAATCCTTCGACCCCACCATTGCGGCGCTACCCGTCACTATGTGGGCGGTCAGTGTGCTTGCCATTATGGTCACTGCGTTTGCGACTGGTGCGCCTCGTTTTCAGCTATCGGCTGTGAGGGATACCACGTAG
- a CDS encoding metal ABC transporter permease has product MVFSTIINFDSFSQLVPLVRGSIIAGIILGVLAGLIGPMIHARDLAFAIHGTSELSFAGAAVALFFGASVTKGAVVGSLVAALILGLLGVKAAERNASIGIMLPFGMGIGVLFLSLYKGRSSNKFGLLTGQIVAVDTTELSTLVVVAIFVAVCLGIIWRPLFFASVDPEAAKARGVPMRFLSIVFMLLLGLTTAMAVQLVGALLVLSLLITPTAAAAKVTAHPLAMSLLSIVFATVSAVGGIMLSLGPGLPISPYVTTVSFLIYLVCLGLGAIRQRRGWSRRIV; this is encoded by the coding sequence ATGGTTTTCTCCACAATTATCAATTTCGACAGCTTCAGCCAATTGGTGCCGCTAGTCCGCGGATCGATCATTGCCGGGATCATCCTCGGTGTGCTTGCAGGCCTTATCGGCCCGATGATCCATGCTCGAGATCTAGCCTTCGCTATCCACGGCACGTCGGAGCTTTCCTTCGCAGGTGCTGCGGTGGCCCTGTTCTTCGGAGCATCGGTGACCAAAGGCGCCGTCGTCGGATCCCTCGTAGCTGCCCTCATCCTGGGACTACTGGGTGTCAAAGCAGCAGAACGCAATGCCTCTATCGGCATCATGCTGCCTTTCGGCATGGGAATTGGTGTGCTCTTCTTGAGCCTGTACAAAGGCAGGTCGTCCAATAAATTCGGCCTACTTACAGGACAGATCGTCGCAGTGGATACCACGGAATTGAGCACCCTCGTCGTCGTAGCGATCTTCGTAGCAGTGTGTCTGGGTATTATCTGGAGACCATTATTCTTCGCCTCAGTGGATCCTGAAGCCGCCAAGGCGCGCGGGGTCCCAATGCGGTTCCTATCGATTGTTTTCATGCTGCTGCTCGGCCTCACTACAGCTATGGCAGTACAGCTTGTCGGTGCCCTGCTGGTACTGAGTCTGCTCATCACTCCGACGGCCGCTGCTGCCAAAGTAACGGCCCATCCATTGGCGATGTCGTTGCTATCTATCGTGTTTGCAACGGTCTCTGCCGTCGGAGGAATCATGCTGTCGTTGGGGCCAGGCTTGCCTATTAGCCCCTACGTAACGACGGTAAGCTTCCTCATTTACCTCGTGTGTCTAGGGTTGGGAGCTATTCGTCAGCGCCGTGGCTGGAGCCGCCGAATCGTCTGA